In Rhodococcus pseudokoreensis, one DNA window encodes the following:
- a CDS encoding M23 family metallopeptidase: protein MQQQYPWWGTVDELMNPQIAAVKFYEALLKVAGWESLPVAVAAQTVQGSQFPDAYADDEVIARQLYAELRGAGADAPPLPEGHVHAAASGEAYEMAASEVLCGNGKAMDCAPTANPAEEGLTPDALRVMRCITEHFGPRPWANVGERPSGVDRDHQEGRAVDAMMTDGEDDYRTPGGKGKGDKIAEFVVQNADALGVKYVIWYEKIWTRNGNGVGTPGSWAPYDYPLGGNSTDTVAHRDHVHVSVYGNAAAGSAPGAAGDGNSRSPIDPGKYTLTSGYGYRDNPTGSGGQFHAGLDFSADAGTRIYATNGGTITEAGNAGDGYGNKVVITDGNTSYLYGHQIDGGIKVRPGDVVEAGAEIGAVGTTGDSTGNHLHYEIRVDGKSTDPMAYLQNQGVNA from the coding sequence ATGCAGCAGCAGTACCCGTGGTGGGGAACCGTGGACGAGCTGATGAACCCACAGATCGCTGCTGTGAAGTTCTACGAGGCGCTGCTGAAGGTTGCTGGGTGGGAATCGCTGCCGGTGGCCGTCGCCGCACAGACAGTCCAAGGGTCGCAGTTTCCCGACGCATACGCGGACGACGAAGTGATCGCCCGGCAACTTTATGCGGAGCTTCGCGGGGCTGGCGCTGACGCTCCTCCGCTACCAGAAGGGCACGTTCACGCCGCCGCCAGCGGTGAGGCGTATGAGATGGCCGCCTCCGAAGTGTTGTGCGGCAATGGCAAGGCAATGGACTGCGCACCCACTGCAAACCCCGCCGAAGAAGGACTGACACCCGACGCCCTGCGAGTTATGCGGTGCATTACCGAACACTTCGGCCCGCGCCCCTGGGCCAACGTTGGCGAGCGCCCCTCAGGAGTGGACCGCGATCACCAAGAGGGCCGCGCAGTCGACGCGATGATGACTGACGGGGAGGACGACTACCGCACTCCAGGCGGGAAGGGGAAAGGCGACAAGATCGCCGAGTTCGTAGTCCAGAACGCCGACGCACTCGGCGTCAAGTACGTCATCTGGTACGAGAAAATCTGGACCCGAAACGGAAATGGGGTCGGCACTCCAGGGTCGTGGGCACCCTACGACTATCCACTCGGCGGCAACAGTACCGACACCGTCGCGCACAGAGATCACGTACACGTCAGTGTCTATGGAAATGCCGCAGCCGGTTCAGCGCCGGGTGCCGCCGGTGACGGCAATTCGCGGTCGCCGATCGACCCCGGCAAGTACACACTCACCTCCGGATACGGCTACCGCGACAATCCCACCGGATCCGGAGGACAGTTCCACGCGGGACTGGACTTCTCCGCCGACGCAGGAACCCGCATCTACGCCACCAATGGCGGGACGATCACCGAGGCAGGGAATGCCGGCGATGGATATGGCAACAAGGTTGTCATCACCGACGGGAACACCTCCTACCTCTACGGGCACCAGATCGACGGCGGAATCAAGGTTCGCCCCGGCGATGTCGTCGAAGCCGGTGCGGAAATCGGCGCTGTCGGCACCACTGGTGACTCCACCGGCAACCACTTGCACTACGAGATCCGCGTCGACGGCAAGAGCACCGACCCCATGGCCTACCTACAAAATCAAGGCGTGAATGCTTGA
- a CDS encoding RNA-guided endonuclease InsQ/TnpB family protein, whose product MKRAFKYRFYPTAMQAEQLARTFGCTRYVYNRALAERSRAWSQEQRRVTYADTSKMLTGWKRDTETAWLAEPSKGPLQESLRQLQGAFDRFWRKQSRYPQFKKKDHSKDSATYYSNCFTYRGGQLRLAKQSEPLDIRWSRPLPEGAVPSQVTVSRNARGQYHISILVEDTIPEPPPTDRVVGLDAGITSLYTLSTGEKITNPRHEGRDRERMAKAQRVLAKKEKGSRNRAKARLKVAKIHGRIADRRRDYLHTLSTRLVRENQVIAIEDLSVRNMVKNRSLSRAISDASWSEFRSMLEYKADWYGRRVVAIDRFYPSSKTCSVCGAIASTMPLTVREWACRCGAVHDRDVNAAKNILAVGLTVAACGDGVRPPRT is encoded by the coding sequence GTGAAGCGGGCGTTCAAGTACCGTTTCTATCCGACTGCGATGCAGGCGGAACAGCTTGCTCGGACGTTCGGGTGCACCCGGTATGTCTACAACCGGGCGTTGGCGGAGCGCTCGCGTGCCTGGTCGCAGGAGCAGCGGCGGGTGACCTACGCGGACACCTCGAAGATGCTCACCGGATGGAAACGGGACACCGAGACCGCGTGGTTGGCGGAGCCGTCGAAGGGGCCGTTGCAGGAGTCGCTGCGGCAGTTGCAGGGCGCGTTCGACAGGTTCTGGCGCAAGCAGTCCCGCTACCCGCAGTTCAAGAAGAAGGACCACTCGAAGGATTCGGCGACCTACTACTCGAACTGCTTCACCTACCGCGGCGGGCAGCTCCGGTTGGCCAAGCAGTCCGAACCCCTGGATATCCGGTGGTCGAGGCCGCTACCGGAGGGGGCCGTGCCGTCCCAGGTGACGGTGTCGCGTAATGCTCGCGGGCAGTACCACATCTCGATTCTCGTCGAGGACACGATCCCCGAACCCCCGCCGACGGATCGGGTGGTCGGGCTCGACGCCGGGATCACGAGCCTCTACACACTCTCGACGGGGGAGAAGATCACCAACCCGCGTCATGAGGGCAGGGACCGTGAGCGGATGGCGAAGGCGCAGCGGGTGCTGGCCAAGAAGGAGAAGGGATCCCGGAACCGGGCCAAGGCCCGACTGAAGGTCGCGAAGATTCATGGCCGGATCGCCGATCGGCGCCGCGATTATCTGCACACACTCTCCACTCGGCTGGTGCGCGAAAACCAAGTGATCGCCATCGAGGATCTGAGTGTGCGGAACATGGTCAAGAATCGGTCGTTGTCTCGGGCGATCTCCGATGCGAGTTGGTCCGAGTTCCGGTCGATGCTCGAGTACAAGGCCGACTGGTACGGGCGGCGGGTGGTGGCGATCGACCGTTTTTATCCGTCGTCGAAGACCTGCTCGGTGTGTGGGGCGATCGCGTCGACGATGCCGCTGACGGTGCGGGAGTGGGCGTGCCGATGCGGCGCCGTCCATGACCGGGACGTGAACGCGGCGAAGAACATTTTGGCCGTCGGGCTGACGGTGGCAGCCTGCGGAGATGGTGTGAGACCGCCCCGCACATAA
- a CDS encoding ATP-binding protein has translation MLQQNLFVHENLRWTRSGVVWADFILSGIEYGYRPDSDKELARAMHKMLLRALSGEALLMGVCASLNPYAVVERMTRGVDLDAHPDWEAECEASIPTLEAYNPGRRIFWLSVPLATSGWKERANAAWSSAVTSITDQVGLSRQSPSAQEIALRKNQAQLIANDIPAYFSPTPVTPAQISWLHQHSLQRGVALDADLPRGIPTEGEVKTSSSFTAFRLDEGAQTDRVSTGVRSKLPTLQRVLKLDQPWELEPPPPSYQCVLALADLPAGGVLFPGSEYYTLADAIPGADIDWAIRFRIRSSEEVRKKNQRALVNLNEQYNQREGELSHGHSVLDSAADDLAEYAAKMEADSMEVEVESTTLFVVGADSVDGALALARSLAKLFEGSNYKLVAPLGFQEDLWHAANPGTPAPKIVGEFNQITTATDFSAYVPCTHSELGDSAGALLALNITSARIGVVHHDLASKSEADVSGSFGASGNLGSGKSILLKVITGSFVDRGGKTVIVDHTEAGEYEVFARTITDATIASLSDPQWSIDPLRIFDAYKGAEVAATVLMPLLQIQPDDDFGVTLAMALDPEYRREHGLLDGGLPELIAHLDNTDCHLKMHHELARKIGVYAKKSYAAAMFRNLPPLDRGAPAIVFRTESVKLPSQNELQHDHLFRQMSLEKRFGRAAYTLIGLIAREICFADPAEPALFLLDECHRLTRQEEGLDIAIEFLKEGRKESAYIGLASQDALEGMGNETLRGLIPTRFGMRQTDRNLARNELAFLDLDPADPDLLKELTEQTSPVVGKDPETGKEYVEPHRRGEGYMRDAYGNIGRIKVLLPSDPHRAAAVLTTPASKEKVHS, from the coding sequence ATGCTGCAACAGAACTTGTTCGTCCACGAAAACCTGCGCTGGACACGATCGGGGGTCGTCTGGGCTGACTTCATCCTCTCGGGGATTGAATACGGCTACCGGCCCGATTCGGACAAGGAACTCGCACGGGCGATGCACAAAATGCTCCTGCGTGCTCTCTCGGGGGAGGCGCTGCTGATGGGCGTGTGCGCGAGCCTGAATCCATACGCGGTGGTCGAGCGGATGACTCGTGGCGTAGATCTCGATGCACATCCCGACTGGGAGGCAGAGTGTGAAGCGTCCATCCCCACGCTCGAGGCGTACAACCCCGGCCGTCGCATTTTCTGGCTGTCGGTACCCCTGGCCACCAGTGGATGGAAAGAGCGGGCCAACGCAGCGTGGTCGTCCGCCGTCACCTCCATCACCGACCAGGTGGGGCTGTCGCGACAGTCCCCGTCGGCTCAAGAAATTGCGCTTCGCAAGAATCAAGCGCAACTCATCGCCAACGACATCCCTGCCTACTTCAGCCCGACCCCTGTCACTCCGGCGCAGATCTCATGGCTGCATCAGCATTCCCTCCAACGAGGAGTTGCCCTCGACGCCGACCTTCCCCGCGGAATTCCCACCGAAGGCGAGGTGAAGACCTCTTCGTCCTTCACCGCGTTCCGCCTGGACGAAGGTGCGCAAACCGACCGTGTCTCTACCGGGGTGCGTTCGAAATTGCCGACCCTGCAGAGGGTCCTCAAGCTTGACCAGCCGTGGGAACTGGAACCACCGCCTCCGAGCTACCAGTGCGTTCTCGCCTTAGCCGACTTACCGGCTGGGGGAGTGCTGTTTCCGGGGTCGGAGTACTACACCCTTGCCGACGCGATCCCTGGGGCCGACATCGATTGGGCCATTCGGTTCCGTATTCGTTCTTCCGAGGAAGTGCGCAAGAAGAATCAGCGTGCTCTGGTGAACCTCAATGAGCAGTACAACCAGCGGGAAGGGGAGCTATCACACGGCCACAGTGTCCTCGACTCCGCCGCAGATGATCTGGCTGAGTACGCCGCAAAGATGGAAGCGGACTCAATGGAAGTCGAGGTCGAGTCCACGACGTTGTTCGTCGTCGGAGCGGATTCCGTCGACGGTGCCCTCGCCCTTGCCCGGAGCTTGGCGAAACTGTTCGAGGGTTCCAACTACAAACTGGTTGCCCCACTCGGGTTTCAGGAAGACCTCTGGCACGCAGCCAACCCTGGAACGCCGGCACCGAAGATCGTCGGGGAGTTCAACCAGATCACGACCGCCACGGACTTCTCCGCCTATGTTCCGTGCACGCACAGCGAGCTCGGCGACTCGGCGGGTGCGCTCCTCGCGCTCAACATCACCTCCGCGCGGATCGGTGTTGTCCACCATGACCTTGCGTCGAAGTCCGAAGCCGATGTATCCGGATCGTTCGGGGCGAGCGGGAACCTCGGATCCGGAAAGTCGATTCTCCTCAAGGTGATCACCGGTTCCTTCGTTGACCGGGGCGGTAAGACCGTGATCGTCGATCACACAGAGGCCGGCGAATACGAGGTCTTCGCACGAACAATCACCGATGCCACCATCGCGAGCTTGTCCGATCCGCAATGGAGCATCGACCCGCTACGGATCTTCGACGCCTACAAGGGCGCCGAGGTCGCGGCCACCGTGCTGATGCCGCTTCTGCAGATTCAGCCCGATGACGACTTCGGCGTGACACTTGCGATGGCGCTCGACCCGGAGTATCGGCGAGAGCACGGCCTTCTCGACGGCGGTCTGCCGGAACTGATTGCACATCTGGACAACACCGACTGCCATCTCAAAATGCACCATGAGTTGGCACGGAAGATCGGTGTCTACGCGAAGAAGTCGTATGCCGCCGCGATGTTCCGTAATCTTCCTCCGCTCGATCGGGGGGCGCCGGCCATCGTCTTCCGCACCGAGTCGGTCAAGCTGCCGTCACAGAACGAACTCCAGCACGACCACTTGTTCCGGCAGATGAGTCTGGAGAAGCGATTCGGGCGCGCGGCCTACACGCTGATCGGACTCATCGCCCGTGAGATTTGCTTCGCTGACCCCGCAGAGCCGGCCCTGTTCCTACTCGACGAGTGCCACCGACTCACCCGACAGGAGGAAGGCCTCGATATCGCAATCGAGTTCCTGAAGGAGGGCCGGAAAGAGAGCGCATATATCGGCTTGGCCTCTCAGGATGCGTTGGAGGGAATGGGTAATGAGACGCTTCGGGGCCTCATCCCCACGAGGTTCGGAATGCGGCAGACGGACCGCAACCTCGCCCGCAACGAACTCGCGTTCCTCGATTTGGATCCAGCCGACCCGGACCTGCTCAAGGAGCTGACGGAACAGACCTCACCGGTAGTGGGCAAAGACCCTGAGACCGGAAAGGAGTACGTCGAACCGCACCGCCGCGGTGAGGGATACATGCGCGATGCCTACGGCAACATCGGGCGAATCAAGGTGCTTTTGCCCTCTGACCCGCATCGAGCTGCAGCGGTCCTCACGACACCGGCCTCCAAGGAAAAGGTGCACTCATGA
- a CDS encoding cutinase family protein yields MMAKRTILSALAATIAIGVATVPAATANQNAPATRCPEHLLLAIPGTTETSEGADPSEPHGILSNVTNPLIDQYPSTVLQTFYVPYMSVIVDDKAQTYGTSKEQAIRNASQEINDRAAECPHTKFGLTGFSQGADAAGDLASEIGNGHGPIDRDRMFAVGLMADPGTQKGAGKALGAPTTGVGFAGARPEGFGALNDIAVNVCAEEDLYCNTPEQSIATQFMGTLGSRIDAQDPVKSVAAIITTLLGLDGVPITSTLDALNQSVVSGNFLTVPRLAMELSGHVSKLTNEVASKAVPGSDVEAIAASTTRLTDAASRGDILAVTQLVGELTPQLITFASQFAKTFGDLIARLPINEYVAIGATVTRISANAAIQNYGAIPLDLGKLVGQLNNAVRKTLRALPLDQFPMLNKMADELTPGRVLDEVLNYATFLAVDSHNSYASTPINASGRTGAEELVNYFRTQIDNGGQGIAA; encoded by the coding sequence ATGATGGCGAAGCGAACCATACTCTCAGCTCTCGCGGCAACTATTGCGATAGGAGTTGCCACAGTTCCAGCGGCAACAGCGAACCAGAATGCGCCCGCCACCCGATGCCCCGAACACCTTCTCCTCGCCATCCCCGGAACCACCGAAACGTCCGAAGGCGCCGACCCAAGTGAACCGCACGGGATACTGTCGAACGTCACGAATCCCCTGATCGACCAATACCCGAGCACTGTGTTGCAGACGTTCTACGTGCCCTACATGTCAGTGATCGTCGACGACAAGGCACAGACATACGGCACCAGCAAGGAGCAGGCGATCCGAAATGCCTCTCAGGAAATCAATGACCGCGCCGCAGAATGCCCCCACACGAAGTTCGGTTTGACGGGCTTCTCTCAAGGCGCCGACGCCGCCGGTGATCTGGCCAGCGAAATCGGGAACGGGCACGGTCCGATCGATCGGGACCGCATGTTCGCAGTCGGCCTTATGGCCGATCCTGGGACGCAGAAGGGTGCCGGCAAAGCACTGGGAGCACCCACCACAGGTGTGGGATTCGCAGGAGCACGACCGGAAGGTTTCGGTGCGCTCAACGACATCGCCGTCAATGTGTGCGCCGAAGAAGACCTGTACTGCAACACCCCCGAGCAGAGCATCGCAACCCAGTTCATGGGCACGCTCGGCTCGCGGATCGACGCACAGGATCCCGTCAAATCCGTAGCCGCGATCATCACCACACTCCTCGGGCTCGATGGTGTTCCGATCACATCCACACTTGATGCACTGAACCAAAGCGTCGTGTCCGGAAACTTTCTGACCGTTCCACGGCTCGCTATGGAGCTCTCCGGTCACGTCTCGAAGCTCACCAACGAGGTGGCCTCCAAAGCGGTACCCGGGTCCGACGTCGAAGCAATCGCAGCCTCGACCACGCGCCTCACAGACGCCGCCAGCCGCGGAGACATCCTCGCGGTGACACAGCTCGTTGGTGAACTGACCCCCCAGTTGATCACCTTCGCTTCACAGTTCGCCAAAACCTTCGGCGATCTGATCGCCAGACTTCCGATCAACGAGTACGTCGCAATTGGGGCTACCGTCACCCGCATCTCGGCGAATGCCGCGATCCAGAACTACGGCGCCATACCACTCGATCTAGGAAAGCTCGTCGGGCAACTGAACAACGCAGTACGCAAAACGCTTCGAGCCCTCCCACTCGACCAGTTCCCGATGCTCAACAAGATGGCCGACGAACTCACGCCCGGACGTGTGCTCGATGAGGTCCTCAACTACGCAACATTCCTTGCAGTCGACTCACATAACTCGTACGCCTCCACGCCGATCAACGCATCCGGACGGACCGGGGCCGAGGAGTTGGTGAACTACTTCCGCACCCAGATCGACAACGGCGGTCAAGGCATAGCTGCCTGA
- a CDS encoding conjugal transfer protein produces MTRYGLLTAIGAGALALLLILFGFTGSTQKTPTQRTNDAADIRGQATASDFAQQFVIAWLEAKLGEESTLASFVRTDGLRLPDEAAFTVSDARVASIEESRPARTSGSAPAADGAPVRDDRRIYTVTVSASVSDPRQTKPSERRYFSVPVVITDGGARAASIPSPVPSPSIGADVSLGYRYRVGPSHPVTTAVQQFLAAVTSGEGEVSRYITPGTNLRAITPPPYAGVTVLDLVSDRDFTGDTAASAPSEGRKTRVLATVDLAVSDRQSTTAQYPLTLTARGGRWEVSALDTYPLLPVQKSAPAVGSPGTSPTSAVTPTAAGTPAPAN; encoded by the coding sequence GTGACCCGATACGGGCTCCTCACTGCGATCGGTGCCGGTGCCCTGGCTCTGCTCCTGATCCTCTTCGGATTCACCGGATCGACGCAGAAGACTCCCACACAACGAACGAATGACGCGGCGGATATCCGCGGTCAAGCGACGGCATCCGATTTCGCGCAGCAGTTCGTCATCGCGTGGCTCGAGGCCAAGCTGGGGGAAGAATCGACCCTTGCCTCATTCGTGCGGACCGATGGATTGCGACTCCCGGATGAGGCGGCCTTCACTGTGTCCGATGCACGGGTGGCGAGCATCGAAGAATCCCGTCCGGCGAGGACCAGCGGCTCTGCGCCGGCTGCGGACGGCGCACCGGTTCGCGACGACCGCCGGATCTACACCGTCACCGTCTCGGCGTCCGTGTCGGATCCTCGACAGACGAAACCCTCGGAACGCCGCTACTTCTCCGTTCCCGTGGTGATCACCGATGGCGGAGCGCGCGCCGCGTCGATTCCTTCACCAGTTCCGTCGCCATCGATCGGTGCGGATGTGAGCCTCGGCTACCGCTACCGCGTGGGGCCGAGCCATCCAGTCACTACGGCAGTGCAGCAGTTCCTCGCTGCCGTGACCTCCGGCGAGGGCGAAGTGTCGAGGTACATCACCCCGGGAACGAACCTGCGGGCGATAACACCGCCGCCGTACGCGGGGGTGACGGTTCTCGACTTGGTCTCCGACCGTGACTTCACCGGAGACACCGCGGCAAGCGCACCGTCAGAGGGAAGGAAGACCCGTGTCCTCGCCACGGTCGATCTTGCGGTTTCCGATCGGCAGAGTACGACGGCCCAGTACCCGCTGACGCTGACTGCCCGCGGGGGCCGCTGGGAAGTGTCCGCTCTAGATACCTACCCCTTGCTTCCCGTCCAGAAGTCGGCGCCGGCCGTCGGCTCCCCGGGTACTTCACCGACCTCCGCTGTAACGCCGACAGCGGCTGGCACTCCAGCTCCAGCCAACTGA
- a CDS encoding recombinase family protein, with translation MILTVHELKRLARNAAELMILSAELQSGGVQLELLAGPLTGIYDPHGVGPMLSAVLAVAAQPDRDYIREKTLKCQQAAISRCNHGGRPKVIDDDDVLFARVLRAKGTPMSDIVRKLSIKTGKNAGQHPSVDSLPGTFRQRRLTWSATLGHFPV, from the coding sequence GTGATCCTGACCGTGCACGAGCTCAAACGCCTCGCCCGCAACGCCGCCGAACTGATGATCCTCTCCGCCGAGCTGCAGAGCGGCGGAGTGCAACTGGAGCTGCTGGCCGGGCCGCTGACCGGGATCTACGACCCGCACGGCGTGGGCCCCATGCTCTCCGCCGTGCTCGCCGTTGCCGCCCAGCCCGACCGCGACTACATCCGCGAGAAGACCCTCAAGTGCCAGCAGGCCGCCATCTCCCGCTGCAACCATGGCGGCCGGCCGAAGGTGATCGACGATGACGACGTGCTCTTCGCCCGCGTGCTACGCGCGAAGGGCACCCCGATGTCCGACATCGTGAGGAAGCTGAGCATCAAGACCGGCAAGAACGCCGGCCAGCATCCCTCCGTCGACTCTCTACCTGGCACTTTCCGACAACGACGCCTGACCTGGTCAGCAACCCTCGGCCACTTTCCGGTGTAG